AACAAGGATGCTAGGGCCGGCCTGCGGGGAGAACGAGAGCAAAGATTGCAGGCCCTCGGGGCACCCGAGCCGGGGCTGCGGCCTGGAGGGCTCACCCCGGCGGGGCAGCCCCGTGCAGCGGGCTTCCGGGCCGCTGGAGACCGTGCTATCCTGCCGGTCCCTCGACAGTCGAGGGGTCGGACCTCGTCTGTGACGGGTTCCCTCGGAAGGAGCGCCGGGGCTTTTTTCCGGATCGGCCGGGAGCTTCGCGCTCGTCATGATGTACCGGTGCAACCGGTACTGGGAGAAGAGATCGTGAAGAAGCTGTATGTGGGCAACCTGCCCTTCAGTGCCACGGAAGCCGAGATCATGGAACTGTTTTCGAGGCATGGGACCGTGCACTCGGTGGCACTGATCAACGATCGCGAGACGGGCCGGCCGCGCGGGTTCGGATTCGTGGAAATCGACGACGACGCGGCGGCGGCAGCGATCGAAGCGCTCAACGGTTACGAGTTGAAGGGCCGTGATCTACGCGTGAACGAAGCCCAGGAGCGTGGCCCGCGCGGTGGAGGTGGTGGTGGCGGCGGCGGCGGCGGCGGTCGTGGCGGATTCGGCGGCGGCGGCCGCGAACGCCGCGAGCGCTGGTAGGAGTCCGACGCCCACAGACGGGAGTCGAACACGAGAGGCCCCGCGTCGTAAGACGCGGGGCATTCTCTTGGAGGTCGCGTGACGAGCGGCGAGCCGAGACAGTCCGGATCGCCTGACGGGATCCCGGCGCCCGGACTGCCCGAGGACGTCCGCTTGCCGGAGAACGCCTTCCGCCCCTTGCGCCCCGGCGAGCTCTACGAGCCCGTGGTGCCGGCGGCGGTCCACGTCCGCGAGGTGACGGCGCGCTCCATCGTTCAGGGCTTGGTCTGGTCCGTGGTGTTCTCGGCGGCGGCGACCTACATCGCTCTCAAGCTCGGCCAAGGCATCGAATCGGCCATCCCCATCTCCATCCTCGCCGTCGGCTTCTCCGTCCTCGCCGTGCGCTTCCTGCATGCCCGCGGCTCGACGCTGCTGGAGAACGTCAACATCCTCGCTCTCGGCGCCACTTCGGGGATCGTCGCCGGCGGTTCCGTCTTCACCATGCCGGCGATCTACATCCTCGGTCTCGAGGGCCGCTCGTCTTTCTTCCAAATCTTCCTCGTACCGTTTCTGGGTGCCATCCTCGGCGTCTTCTTCCTGGCGCCGTTCCGGCGCTACTTCGTCCGCGACCTGCACGGCAAGCTGCCCTTCCCCGAAGGGCGGGCGACGGTGGAAATCCTCGTCGCCGGCAAGCGCGGCGGCAGGAGCGCCTTCGTGCTCTCCTATGCCGCCCTGGTGGCAGCGGTGTTCGACTTCGTCGGCCCTTCGATGCACGCCTGGGCGGAGAATTTTTCCACCGCCGCCATGGGGTCGCTCGCCGCCTTCACGAACCGCTTCAAGGCCGTGTTCACCATGAACACCTCGGCGGCCGTGCTCGGCCTCGGCTACATCATGGGCCTCGACTACGCCGCCATCATCATGGCCGGTTCCATGGTGTCGTTCTTCGTTCTCGTGCCGCTCTTTGCCTATTTGGGCCAGTGGATTCCCGGCCCCATCGTCGCAGGGCACGCGCCCCTGGCTTCCATGCCCCCGGACGACATCTTCTTCCAGTACGTGCGGCCCATCGGCATCGGCGGCATCTTCGCCGCCGGGCTCCTCTCGATCCTCAAGCTCTCGCCGGTGATCGTGCAGGCGACGCGGCAGGCCCTGGGAGAGGTGGCGCGCCTGCTCCGCGGCCGCGGCGGCGAGGCGCAGGCGGTGCGCACCGAGCGTGCCTTGCCCATGACCGTGAACCTGCTCGGCATCGCCGGCACCGGGCTGCTCATCTTCCTCTACTTCCGCTTCTCCGTGCTGACCGGAACCCCGGGAGCCGCGGGCCTCGCGGCGGTCTCGACGCTCCTCACGTTGGTGATCTCCTTCCTCTTCGCGGCGGTGTCGGCCTGGGCCATTGCCATGATCTCGATCACGCCGATCTCGGGGATGACGCTGACCACGCTCATCATCACCGCCGTGGTGCTGTCGTCCCTGGGGCTTTCGGGGCCGAGCGGCATGCTGCAGGTGCTGCTCATCGGTGGCGTGGTCTGCACCGCGCTCTCCATGAGTGGATCGCTGGTGACGCAGTACAAGCTCGGTTACTGGCTGGGGGCGACGCCGCGGCGCATCGAGGTCGGCAACCTGGTGGGTTCGTTGCTGGCTTCTGCGGCGACCACGGCAGTGATCCTGCTCATGGCGCGGGTCTACGGCTTTGCTCCCGGGCCGGAGCATCCGCACCCGCTGCCGGCGCCGCAGCCGAACGCCATGGCGGCGGTGCTGCGCGGTGTCATGGGCACCGGCGAGGCCCCCTGGTTCTTCTACGGTGCTGGCGCCGTCTTCGCCGTGGTGAGCGAGATGTGCGGTATCTCCGCTCTCGCCTTCGGTCTCGGCATGTACCTGCCCATGGAGCTCAACTCCCCCCTCGTGCTCGGCGCCGCCGTCGCCTGGCTGCTGCGGCGTTCGTCGAAGGACGAAGCCCTCGCCAAGGTGCGCCACGACAAGGGCACGCTGGTGGCGAGCGGCTTCATCGCCGGGGGGGCCCTCGTGGGTGTGCTCGCGGCCCTGCTGCGCTTCATCGAGGACTCGGCGCAGGTGACCATGGTACCCGACCTCACCCAGGCCGGCGCCTTCGGCGCCTGGCTCTCGGCCTGGGGCCACTGGATCGGCCTCGTCGCTTTTCTCGCCCTTGCATCCTGGGTCTTCTGGGATTCGTATCGAGAGAAGGCATGAAGGGGAGGGCGATGCAGGCGTTCCCGCGCTGGGGTGGGGCGGCGAGCTCTACCCTCCTGGTGGTCGCAACCGCGCTGCTGTCAGCAGCCGGCGAGATCCACGCCCAGGAATCGCCGCCCGCAGCGAAGCCCCCGGTCCTCGACCTGCTGCGGGACGAGGCGGTGCACCTCGCCCCGCTGGTGCAGAGCCCGCTCGGGAAGGCGTTCCTCGCCGCCGTTCCCGCTCTGCCTGCCGTGCCGGCGGGGCGCAATGTCTATTACAACCGTACGACGCGTGATGCCCTCAGCGTCGCGGAAGCCGAAGGTCGCAGCAAGGAAGCCTTGGAGGGCTACGAGCGGCGGGAGCTGGACGAACACTTCTATTACTACACGAAGTACGGCACGCCTCTCGCTTTTGTCCGCGCCCTCGATCTGGTGGGACAAGCGGGGCTCGCGGGCGTCGACGGACGCCGGTTGCTGGATTTCGGCTTCGGCTCCATCGGCCAGCTGCGCTTGCTCGCGAGCCTGGGGGCCGAGGTCACGGGTGTCGAGGTGGACCGGCTGCTGGAAAAGCTTTACGCCGAGGCCGGCGACACCGGCGTCATCCCGCACGCCCGTGCTCCAGAGCCTGGCGCCTTGGGGGGCAAGGCCGGCTCTGGCGCACCGGGCGGCATTGCGGCCTCCGAGGCTGCGCCAGGTGCTTCAGGCTCCGGCAGCCCGGGCCACTTGCGCCTGCTCTTCGGCTCCTTTCCTTCCGACAGTGCTCTCGTGTCGCGCGTCGGCCGCGGTTACACGCTCTTCATCTCGAAGAACACGCTCAAGCGCGGCTACGTGCATCCAGAGCGCGAAGTCGAGCCTCGTTTCTTGGTGCACTTGGAAGTGGACGATGCCACCTACCTTCGTGCCGTGCACGCCCTCCTCGTGCCAGGGGGCTACTTCATGATCTACAACCTGAGTCCGGCGCCCTCCAAGCCCGACGAACCGTACAAGCCCTGGTCCGACGGGCGCTCACCCTTCGCCCAAGCGGCGTTCGAAGCGGCGGG
The nucleotide sequence above comes from Candidatus Krumholzibacteriia bacterium. Encoded proteins:
- a CDS encoding RNA-binding protein, giving the protein MVKKLYVGNLPFSATEAEIMELFSRHGTVHSVALINDRETGRPRGFGFVEIDDDAAAAAIEALNGYELKGRDLRVNEAQERGPRGGGGGGGGGGGGRGGFGGGGRERRERW
- a CDS encoding oligopeptide transporter, OPT family, whose product is MTSGEPRQSGSPDGIPAPGLPEDVRLPENAFRPLRPGELYEPVVPAAVHVREVTARSIVQGLVWSVVFSAAATYIALKLGQGIESAIPISILAVGFSVLAVRFLHARGSTLLENVNILALGATSGIVAGGSVFTMPAIYILGLEGRSSFFQIFLVPFLGAILGVFFLAPFRRYFVRDLHGKLPFPEGRATVEILVAGKRGGRSAFVLSYAALVAAVFDFVGPSMHAWAENFSTAAMGSLAAFTNRFKAVFTMNTSAAVLGLGYIMGLDYAAIIMAGSMVSFFVLVPLFAYLGQWIPGPIVAGHAPLASMPPDDIFFQYVRPIGIGGIFAAGLLSILKLSPVIVQATRQALGEVARLLRGRGGEAQAVRTERALPMTVNLLGIAGTGLLIFLYFRFSVLTGTPGAAGLAAVSTLLTLVISFLFAAVSAWAIAMISITPISGMTLTTLIITAVVLSSLGLSGPSGMLQVLLIGGVVCTALSMSGSLVTQYKLGYWLGATPRRIEVGNLVGSLLASAATTAVILLMARVYGFAPGPEHPHPLPAPQPNAMAAVLRGVMGTGEAPWFFYGAGAVFAVVSEMCGISALAFGLGMYLPMELNSPLVLGAAVAWLLRRSSKDEALAKVRHDKGTLVASGFIAGGALVGVLAALLRFIEDSAQVTMVPDLTQAGAFGAWLSAWGHWIGLVAFLALASWVFWDSYREKA